GTTTCTTCAGTTGATGTGTATGCATGAGTTCGGCACCGAATGGGCGCAAAAACCGCCCCAAAACTGCCGGGACCAGTTTCCAGATCGGCAATAAGCCCCCGGCTCGCAGAGAGTCGGAGCGCAGGGAGAGCAGTGAAGGGCTCCGCGCCGCAGCGGACTGCAGAATGGTGGGTATAGCCTATTTGCCTGCGTCATGACCGTACATCATTATTCTTGTCTGAATCTTTGTCATTCTTCTACCATTATTTTACACGCACTCATATATCCGCAACTGACAACATCCAACAGGCTACATAATGCGACAATATAAGGACGCTTATTAAAAAATGGTTTGGCATGGAGAACGGAGGTTTGTGTCTTGTCCTTCGGTGATTTTCGGGATGATTTTCCTTTTGTGACAACATCGTTGCATTTTGATGGTTATGTCATTTCGAGAGAGACACTGTAGACCTGTCTGTTGTGTTAGACGAATCTTTGCCCCATTATCCGAAGGCTTCCTTtatagcaaatatttatataaatggcaTGAGCATCTGTCGACTGACACGATTCTCCAACAAATAGACTGTTCTTTCTTACCTttgttttcctaaaaataaaatgtgcttctaaattaacttgttttattcaagaaaaaaatataacttATCATCAGTTAATCATCCTGAATACTTTAAGTTACTGcaacaaatcaaaatgtaataagatAGAAATTAATTACAGGTTACCACTTTTCACTGTGTAGTTTCAATGTGAATGATCTTCTGATATTTCTTGGAGGCGTAAGGCATTCTTTGCATTACATGTTGAGAATAAAGGATTCTTGACAAGTTGCCGACATGCACTTTCATTGGCATCTTGTCATGCTTTATTTATCTGCTCCATCTATTTTCAAGGTTAAATTTAGGTTTGTCTCAGCCAGTGTGTTTGTGAATAAAAGAAGAGTCTTGCTGTGGGAATCAAGCTTGCATATTttcacatcttgtttgtttttgtttttcctctcTTTTCTCAGGTTGTCCAGGAGTTCAATACACTTGTGGCCCTCTATAGGGAGTTGGTTATCTCTGTTGGAGAGATTTCTGCGGATTGTCCCTCTCTTCGTGCTGAAATGCAAAAGACACGCAAGAAAGGGTGTGAGATAGCAAGGACTGCACATCAAAACCTCTCTGCAATATCAGGGTAAAATACACATTTGCATGCATGATAACAATTTCTATTTTTCTATATACATATCTGATGTAATACCACACATACTGTTTCCACAAATAAACAGATCAAATTTTGTTTAGTCACTATCAAGTTAACCATTTCTCATATTCCTGCCCCACTATAGAGCTATACAGCATAAGTATTATGTTTGAAAGCCATTAACACTTTTGTTAATGTAAATTGCCTTTGGATTTTGGAGGTCATTATATAAAAGTAAGTTCAGGAACAAGTCTTTCATGGAATACACAAAGATCTATGGTAGCTCTAAATTCTATACAGTTGGATTGGTGCAATGTGAATATAGTTTTGATTTTTTGAACATGTGATTATCATCTTCGTCCACATgcttatgtcatttttttaattgatttttaaaCTATTACATCACATAAGCATGTGAGATATTATAAATCATTTAACATGTAATTGTATCAATGTTGTACTGTGTTTTGTTAtaaatttaagcaatatcacaaaagcagGAATTATTtcttactgaatatcagcatgagTGTGATTCAGCCAGTGCAGGTAATCACAACCGTGCTGATATTTAGCACAATAGCACACTTGCAAGTGTTCTATAAACAAGAAATTACAATCGACTTACTAACATTGCAGGCagatattttgtatatatttgctCCACAAACGAAAACAGTTCCTAAAGAAGCCAAATGAAGATCAACCGGCAAGGATTGCACAGCTGAAGTGTCTCAGTGCCGTTATACAAAATAACAGCACTCTTGTCCATTCAGATTAGAGGACTTAAACTGTTGTATGATATAAGGCTTATTCTAATATCGCAAAATCTCAGCTTCACATCATCTAATGTTTGACTACAGTTCTCAATAGTTAATTAATTTCAAACCGACTGATTCACTTTCTTTTGAATGACCGGCTTATCATGAGCTAATCAGTAGGGCAAGAAAAATGCTGCTTTAGATGGAAATGCTGCTTCCCACTGTATATTTACCATTGATCACAGGCCTGTAACACGATGTCACTTTCTTGCAAATGGAAACCATTTTGTCTTAGAACACAATAAAGTGAACTTAGACTTTTACCCCCCCCCTTCATTAGCCAACACATATCCATCATAAGTGATACTCTCTTTTTTCTGTGTCATTAAAAGCTTTCATAATGCTGTTTGCCTATGCTGTTTATAATCGCAGGTTCtttacttttattaaagaaaGATAACctgaatggatggacagatatGACTCTCATCAATGTGCTGaatgaaatgaataaaatacCAGAGGTAATGGTAGTGTCATTCAAGTAGCCAATTGTTTGATTATGTGAATATGCTAACTATTTCAATGAAAGAACTTACAGTGCAATATCAAAATCCAACACAAACTTTTTCCAAATTGCCATAATACACAAACTCTGCTGATTTTAAAAAAggattctcatagagatgatcaTTATTTTCCATCTTTTGCCATTTATTGTGATACCTGGCACTTTGCTGACTTTCAaaagttttggtttgtttatgtGTCCATTTGTTTATCACAGTTTTCACACAGCCATGATTTAAGGTGCACTCTTTGTaactttttcctcattaaaaaagtttaactactAAAGACATAAATTTTAAttctgcaatatatgtaggaaatcatgaccactctcattaaaatgaagactccagtcatatcagtgacattataaaagttgttttactctacgtggagagggtccacacatggggtctgccatgttggaatcacgtgaccagccgaatactactcgcttaatctcagtaacgtcctgttatttgacactttcactcattcattaaagtaatcatggctgactgtaaatgctaaatttctacaatggtatctgaaactgaaaactattgattttaaattatgctacaTCCAAGCCGCCATGTGTCAATgtatgtccaagatgacacaaagacaaatgttacttagtgcacctttaaataaatgtttgtctgtcaaaaaataaaaataaaattaaaaaaattattttacagaagAACTGGGTATTGCCAGTTACATTACAATATAACTTGACTGAGAAATGCAGGTTTCAGAGTTTTTCAGAGAACACCTGCTTCTCCATTAAACTGCAGGAAATAATATGAATGCAAtgcacagataaataaataaaaaatatgtaaaatattataaaaaatcacataaatcaacaTAAGCAAACATAGTGTTAACACTTTCCTAGGAAATAAAGCTACAAATATCTTACTTATAGGCTACATCCACAGAAATCcatttgaaaacagcattttcattttcgaAATGCTCTTACACTGGCTTTTTCGAGGGTTTTCTTAAAGTTTCTCATTCACACTGAAACATATAAAAACTTACTGCACATGCGAAATATCTCCATTcaatgtacggtctgaaacgcaaatGTCCTTGTGTTTCGTCACCACACAGATATTTCGAGTAAACTTCTcatcacctttgaaggaatgcaaggAAGGAATTTAACAATATCCATAGTGGatatcaggcacaacaatgccgctacaacatgggccaccatattgattgttttgggttgaatggatcacatgacaacaaacacatcattgttttcagatatcttCGTTTTCGCTGTCCACTCTACAATgcagcattttaaaatgcatcctcttgggagagcgttttctaCAAGCTCCATGTTCGCTGTCAAAAACACgtctcagtatggacaaaaggccaaaacatagagaaaaagatgcacgttttcaaacaaaaaggtATTAGTGTGGATATAATAAACTCTGCATATCTGGGATAGGAGAAATCATTTGAACATCAAAAgatttacacacttcagctttaaaaatgaaaattccttttAGATAGTGATAACACTAGACAGCCCTGACAAATGTAaacttaaattatataatttaatgctGAGAAACAGAAAATAGTACAGCTGTTATGAGAAAAAAGCACAGCAAAGAGTATGTTTGAGGGACTCTTTACAAGCTGAATTAGCTTGTATGAGTTTGGTGCATCTTTCTTTTTCCTGGAATTCAGGTTATAGGAAAATAAAGTGTCCGCTATTCCGAAGCATTACACCTGGGACTTACTGAGCTGTAATTACAGGATTCTGAGAACTATGATTTTCTGAGAATTTTCTTTTCCAATATAAGCCAAAGTGTTTAGACATTACCCTATTTTGTTGCTACAACCATGCTGTTAGGAAACATTCTAACATCCAATGATTCTAAAATTCATGACTGCTGACAAAGCTCACAACATGGTCAATTGTTATGGATTGCTGGGGCATTGGAACATAACACTCAGTATGTGTAACTTGTGTAGAAATTAGTCAGGTTTACAGAGCTCAGGGCCAGAACTCTGCAGAATCCAGTTGTAAGATGCATTATTTATGCTTATCTTCCCCATTTCAACAGCTCAGAGGATGGAGAAATACATCCGGAAATCTGCCGTCTCTTCATCCAGCTGCAGTGCTGTTTGGAAATGTACCTGACGGAAATGCTAAAGTCAGTGTGCCTGCTGGGATCCCTACAGCTCCACAGGAAAGGTAATGCTATGAGCTCACCCCTAGCCTCTCAGCAGGAAACATCCACACCAGGGACAAAAACTGCAGCCTTCTCGTGACAATGTTGGCTGGAACTGAAGCTACTTGTTTCTAAAGGTGCTGTAAGAAATGTTCTGGAACTTCCAACTGAATTAAATATGTCCCTCTTTTCAAAACCACATTCTACAAAGATACAACTATTGTATCTTTTGTAATGAGACTATTGTAATCAAAGATGTTGcaagaggggcctgggtagctcagcgagtaaagacgctgactaccacccctggagttcgtgagttcaaatcccagagcgtgctgaatgactccagccaggtctcctaagcaaccaaattggcctggttgctagggagggtggagtcacatggagtaaactcctcgtggtcacaatagtGTGGTTTGCTCTCCGTGGGGCACGTGGggttgagttgtgcatggattctGCAGTGGATGGCGTAAAGCCTCCACATAGGCTCTGTCTCCATGATAACGtgctcagcaagccacgtgataaaatgcgcggagaGGTTTGTCTTCaaccactcggattgaggcgagtcactacgccaccacgaggacttggagtgcactgggaactgggcattccaaattggggagaaaaaagtgaaaatcagatttagctcctgtctctttaaagcccctttccaaaaagcccagtgtgctctgattggtcagctagCCTAGTCAACCACATAGAgagtgtgtcggaaatgtaatgcaccttaccataactgagtttcaggcttccttaacagctgaatacactattgtaactatggtaacaatgGCATCGGTTTTTGCCGTACCAGTTTAAGtctgataatgaaagtttggagaACAAGTTGATCAACCCTAAACACCTTCacaagcacgacttgagcaggacgtttcacagtggCAAGTTTTAATTTCGTAGCTTTCATGTAAGTAcaatgttgattattgtgaacctaacaaagcttcaagtaaaagacacatagttagtcatcttttgctagAATAGGTGTAGCTGAACTTTTTTCACCCGAGATATGAACAGaaaacagaggcttactcccggcTGGACATTACCAGGGGTATTAGAGAGTTGGTGAGCAAGTTAGACTAGGACTACCGTGGATAGCATTaaattacagcttgtaattatataattatataagactcttgagagcgaccattttgttacacagttccccgtctgtcgctcacatcGATGTTTGccaagtgaagcgacactagaggactTTCTTGAatgcctcggttacctctgaacttgagaaaaggccaatgagaacttggcagacagaatttgcatgtccctccccctgaCATATTGGTATAAAgagagggaatcgtgcatctgttcattcagatttctttttcagagccgagcggttgtgcgatcagtgagctgagatcactactgttccactcacctctgtagagcatctgctgttggatctatggtgcatatcagcggctttctccttctctgcacggcagtgtaCCTTTGCTccgggtgcttcgacagtgcgtctaaaagagaatatttcttaaaagagtttattttctctaaaagagcaatacacagctggcgttgaacgtccttttcaggatgcgtatataaagatgcccttccacccctgtgtagttcctggatgcggcctTCAAGAAAGtttcctagtgtcgcttcactcgacacaacatctcgttccctccatcagggaacggaggttacaacagtaacctagacattttaggtaaaagccggcccacagctgaatagtaaacattTCCAAAACTATAAcgttacatagcaagttagccgagcacttCCGTAGATTGCAGATGTGAAATtacaatttgtaaaaataaatccatctccccgcgaccctgtacacaggataagcggttgacgatggatggatggaaatccatctccacacttgatcactattcatgaaaGTAAGAActacaaacaatctgcataattctacagagctgtaggtaaaagtgggcccgTAGCTGATtatcaaaactatttcaacacaatgaCATTTGCTAGCCGGTTAGCGGAGGCCAAACAAAGACTGCACCAAACTGTACCATCTTTTAGgagtaattgtcttgaaaattacGACATTGGTTGTtgttgtactgctgaggaatagtggtaaaatacattttaaccactaatactTCAACAAtttgtctgcctttggaagtccaaacacaGAGGtttgcttttgcagtgaagaaagCCGTGTCTTCTCGTCATGGCAACAACACTAACCCAAATCATCCCGGCCCCTGCTATAAATAATTTGTTTGAGGGcaggccaaagtagcccttagacaggcattatgcaaatgtgttacatagtgacattGATACTTTACGGAAGAAACGGCTGCACTACAATCCAGCCGTTTCTTGTAGTtgttgagcagtgttgtctgttgGAAAGAATAATTCAAttttgcatggactttgtgctttgtaaccttgcagaccttttacatgcagaAAGAACAATATTACgaactaaaggaaaggtaaaatccctaAAAgcgtaagtcaagtcaagtggttttcattgttgtttcaaccatatacagttagtacagtacacagcgaaacgagacaacgttcctccaggaccatggtgctacataaaaacaacataggacaaatacAGGACcgcatgagactacacaactaaatacctatataaaatacctatatatacctatataaagtgcacgtgcgaacatgtgcaaaaagtacgggacagtacaagacatttctgacaatgaacaggacaataggcacagtgagaaacagtgcagcgccgaccagtacacagtagtgcaaaaagatgacagtttctaaaaacgtaaaagtaacatactatgagatagtgttctatgcacatagcagttattgaggtagcagacagttataaagtgacagtaattacagtgcaactcaggacacgtgtgtgtttgtcaaaccagtctctgtcaaccagtattgaggagtctgatggcttgggggaagaagctgttaaacAGTCTGGCCGTGgcatgcttcggtacctcttgccagacggcaggagggtaaagagtttgtatGAGGGGTGTATGGGGTCGTCCACcttgctggttgctttgcagatacagtgttttttgtaaatgtctttgatggagggaagagagaccccgatgatcttctcagctgtcctcactatcctctgcagggctttgcggtctgatgcagctgctcaggatgctctcaatagtccctgtatagaatgtagtgaggatgggggtgggagatgtgctttcctcagcctttcgaagaaagtagagacgctgctgggctttcttggtgatagagctggtgttgagggaccaggtgaggttctccgccaggtgaacaccaaggaatttggtgctcttgacgatctccacagacgaaccgtcgatgttcagtggagagtgttcaccttgtgctctcctaaagtcaacaaccatctcttttgttttgtccacattcaggaacaggttgttggctctacaccagtccgttagccgctgcacctcctcctCTTGctaatgagacccaccacggtcgtgtcatctgcgaacttgacgatgtggttcgagctgtgcattgctgcacagtcgtgattcagcagagtgaacagcagtggactgagcacacagacCTGGGGGGCCcccgtgctcagtgtggtggtgatggagatgctgttcccgatccggactgactgaggtctcccaaactgcagtgggtctagtgagggggcagctgggtcttaatgtgtctcatgacgagcctctcgaagcacttcatgatgattggtgtgagtgcgatgggacagtagtcattgaggcaagacactgaagacttctttggcatggggatgatggtggtggccttgaagcacgttggaatgacggtgctgctcagagagatgttgaagatgtcggtaagaacatctgctagctggtctgcacatcctctgagcactctgccaggaatgttgtctggtccagcagtcttccttgggttgactctacgtagagttttcctcacatccgccgtggtaagacagagcacctggtcgttgggaggaggggtggtcttcctcaccaccacgtcgttctgcacttcaaaccgagcatagaagtcgttcagtgcatctggaagggaggcatctttgtcacaggcaactgatgttgtcctgtagttggtgatggcctggatgccctgccacatgcactgcgtgtcaccgctgtcctggaagtgactgtggattctctgggcgtgtgcgcgctttgcctctctgatggcccgggacagtttggccttAGCTGtttttagggctgccttatcacctgctctgaaggtggagtctcgtgtcctcagcagcgtgcgcacctccgcagtcatccatgtcttctggttggagcgtgtggtgatggtcttggagaaagtgacatcatcaatgcacttgctgatgtagctggtcactgatgctgtgtattcctccaagttggtagaatcgccatatgttgcagcatcccataacatgtgccagtcagtacactcaaaacagtcttgaagagcagagatggctgctgctggccaggttttaaacctgcttctgaagcggttttgtgcgtctgacgagcggtctgtatgctggaattaacataacagagatgtggtctgagtagccaaggTGGGGCCGgggcctgggatgtttgtgtaaacaagatcaaacGTGTTtgcccctctcattgcaaagtccacatactgatggaatttagggagcactgtcttgagattcgcatggttgaaatctccggcgacaataaacagacCGTCGgtgtgagcattctgcagttcgctcatagccccatacatttcacagagcgcttccttagcgttagcactgggaggaatgtaaactctggttatgcaaacagtggtgaattcccatggtaaataaaaaggtctgcatctaacagtcacaagctccaacagcgatgaacagtaattagagactagcatagagttattgcaccattccgtgttgatgtaaacacacaagccaccaccgtgagtcttaccacagagagctgtatttctgtcggcatgaaACGAGGCAAGCCCATCTAGCTAAATGGCAGCGTCCGGAACTCTgttgctgagccacgtctccgtgaaaacaaagatgcagcagtctctaaactcacgctgcgtagcctgctggagtcggataaagtccagtttattgtccagggagcaaacatttgagagcaggatagacgggagagccggccggctagggtttgtttttagcctagcatggacctccgtcctcttgccgcgcttccgcttccTCACACACCGCTCACGATGTCCTCGCCCCCGGCATCCGGCGacaccgaggactggaggcctggtctccgcagcaagccgagtatgcATAGCGCCTCCTgaaggtcatcatgcagcttggtttttgcatgagtcttatatttcagtagtgtctggtgatggtagacacgaacgccggttgctccgatgtccatgtgtcgcAAAAgttgggcttttttaacaaaaatagcaccattttggatccggagtggccgctgcatgcTACCGCGCTGCCAACTTGGATCATACATCATACATATGGCCTCTTTAAAGTTGAATGATCCACTTCAACTACCATGCTCTCAAATTTCTTGTTTTCATATAAGGGCTGCCCtgtgaatgtgcaaaatgattgatgGACAGAAAGCACCTCAAGGTCTTCTTAGTGGCAAAACTAAGAATTGGCctgttttcacattttcacatttcaaattTCTGCTGCTTAATTTGTCTGTGCATACCGAAATTCAAACCCGAAGCTGAAAGTGTTATTGTGGTGGGCTGCCTGCCAAAAGCTAGTTTGAATTTTAGTTGTA
This window of the Xyrauchen texanus isolate HMW12.3.18 chromosome 27, RBS_HiC_50CHRs, whole genome shotgun sequence genome carries:
- the LOC127620605 gene encoding regulator of G-protein signaling 7-binding protein A; this translates as MSSAPNGRKNRPKTAGTSFQIGNKPPARRESERRESSEGLRAAADCRMVVQEFNTLVALYRELVISVGEISADCPSLRAEMQKTRKKGCEIARTAHQNLSAISGSEDGEIHPEICRLFIQLQCCLEMYLTEMLKSVCLLGSLQLHRKGKQYSGPTKGDSKKEDSSDIPILEDTSSTPPDCSQTFFLVATDMENIERDMTEMKNLLSKLRETMPLPLKNQDDSSLLNLTPYPLVRQRKRRFFGLCCLVSS